CAGCGGCGCTCACCATGGCGGAAAGCCGGAATGGCGCACACCGGACAGAGCAGCACGGGAAATTGGCGCATCTGCGCCAAAAGTTGCAGCCGCAGCACATCTCGCTCCAGCCACGCGTTCAAGAGGTCGGCAGCGGTGAGCGGAGGTCTTGTCCCGATCGATGCCAGGAGTTCTTTGAGGATGGGGTGCTGATCCGCTTCGCGCCCGGCGACCAGCGGCCCCAGCACCATCTGGCCGCAGCGGCCGAACATTACGTTCCACGGCCGGCGCGCCTGCGGCAAGACGTCCGGCCGGAAAGGCACGACGTCGAAACCCTGCTGGCGCAGCGCGTCGGCTGCCGCGCGGACCGCAACTCGCGTTTCGTCCGTGACGGGAACGCAACCGTCGTCCTCGAAGTAGCCGACACGAAGCTCGCGTGCGTCATTCTCGCTGACTCGCCGCAGCGGGACCGGTGCCGCGCTGGTGTCTCCCCAGTCCGCTCCCGCCATCGCCTCGAACATCAGTCGGACGTCTTCGATGGTCCGCGCCATCGGTCCTACCACCCCCAGCGGCGCAAAAGGCCCCAGAGATTCCGGGAAGTGTCCGGTGGCGGGCACCCGGCCGGGGGTAGGCTTGAGCCCGCAGATGCCGCTGAAATGTGCCGGCACGCGAATGGAGCCTCCCCCGTCGGAACCTACCCCGGCGGCCGAGAGCCCCGCCGCGATGGCAGCCGCCTCGCCGCCGCTCGAGCCACCCGGCGTACGTTCCAGGTCCCAGGGACTGTTGGTGCGCCCGTACAGCAGGTTGTCCGTCTCCCACGCCATCAGGAACTCCGGAACGTTGGTGGTACCCAGCACCACCGCCCCAGCGGCCTTCAGGCGCGCCACCAGAGGCGCATCCTGCTGGGCCACATTGCCGGCGCGTATCTTCGTACCCGCTTCGCAGCGCAGCCCGACGACGTCAATCGAGCTCTTGATGCTTACCGGAACACCGTGCAGCGGCCCCAGCTCGTCACCGCGCATCGCCGCCTCCTCAGCTGCTTGCGCGGCCCGGCGCGTTCCCTCCACGTCCATCGAGACGAAGGCGTTCAATTGCGGATTCAGGCGTTCGATGCGCGCTAGGTGCGCGTCGATCAGTTCTACCGACGATATTTTGCGGGCGCGCACCTGCTGCGCCATGGTGGAAGCAGACAAACGGGTCAGGTCAGACATGCCTTCGAGGTCCGACAGAAGAACGCGGTGAGAAACACGTCCTCTCGCGGCCAGCCATTGTCGCCGAACGAGCGGTTTCCGTGCAATCGAAGCTAGATTCCCGGCAAACTGTGCAATCCTGCCTTGCCTGCTCGCCTGCGCACGACGTCGAGTAGATGCTCCTCCACATCTGCGGCCATGCTGGGTCGCGCGTAGCTGGCGACAAGCTCGCTCACACGT
This genomic window from Terriglobales bacterium contains:
- a CDS encoding amidase, with the protein product MSDLTRLSASTMAQQVRARKISSVELIDAHLARIERLNPQLNAFVSMDVEGTRRAAQAAEEAAMRGDELGPLHGVPVSIKSSIDVVGLRCEAGTKIRAGNVAQQDAPLVARLKAAGAVVLGTTNVPEFLMAWETDNLLYGRTNSPWDLERTPGGSSGGEAAAIAAGLSAAGVGSDGGGSIRVPAHFSGICGLKPTPGRVPATGHFPESLGPFAPLGVVGPMARTIEDVRLMFEAMAGADWGDTSAAPVPLRRVSENDARELRVGYFEDDGCVPVTDETRVAVRAAADALRQQGFDVVPFRPDVLPQARRPWNVMFGRCGQMVLGPLVAGREADQHPILKELLASIGTRPPLTAADLLNAWLERDVLRLQLLAQMRQFPVLLCPVCAIPAFRHGERRWTIGGTTVEYLGRERDAFSYAEYFNALGNPAAVVPVSRSAEGLPIGVQVVGRPWEEEETLAVAAVLDRAFGFQGPPMFHESP